The Pseudomonas benzenivorans region CGCCGGCAGCGAACCGGCCGAGGCGCTGCTGGCCTTCATGGAATTCGCAGGCAGCAGCCCGCTGCTGGCCTTCCACGCCGCCTTCGACCAGCGCATGCTGGCCCGCGCCCTCAAGCAGAGCCTCGGCTACCGCCTGACCCACCCCTTTTTCGACGTGGCCGAGCTGGCGCCGCTGCTCTGTCCCCAGGCGACTATCCGCCGCGGCGGCCTGGACGACTGGGCGCGCCACTTCGGCCTGCAGGTGCACCAGCGCCACCATGCCAGCGCCGACGCCCTGGTCACCGCCGAGCTGGCGCTGATCCTGTTCAGCCAGGCGCGGCGCCAGCGACTGGACAGCCTGCAGGCACTGCAACAACGCCTGGCCGGCTGGCGCCGGCGTCGACGCGCCCATCAGCTGGCGCTCTAGCCCGGCGCCCCTGGCCGACCTAGACAGTTTTCGCACTAGGGCGCCGCCGCCGGCCAGGAAAAGGCATTAAAAACATTTTCAC contains the following coding sequences:
- a CDS encoding 3'-5' exonuclease — protein: MSQFRWLTGRGPALRAEHLERRARLAPPAPLDARPLAEQRLVVLDLETSGLDTKRDQVLSIGAVLIESGAIDLARQFECTLSCDQPLGASVLIHGLTPSSIAAGSEPAEALLAFMEFAGSSPLLAFHAAFDQRMLARALKQSLGYRLTHPFFDVAELAPLLCPQATIRRGGLDDWARHFGLQVHQRHHASADALVTAELALILFSQARRQRLDSLQALQQRLAGWRRRRRAHQLAL